In the Syntrophales bacterium genome, one interval contains:
- a CDS encoding radical SAM protein, with protein sequence MKIAIIAPPYPLEEAPAPPLGVSYVAAAFERAGAEVRIFDYIVSRYTPEKLMAQLDAFQPDAVGGTSVTLNFPAAARIVSTVKEHNPDIITMMGGPHVSFDAAGTLNAYPGIDLVVRGEGEETIADLAGAIRDRKKWKGIQGLSFRENGSIVETETRPFIPDLDELPMPARHLLPLSRYRALGYPVSIITSRGCPYSCIFCQGRRMVGKKVRQRTAARVVDEIEHILSYGIDRINVADDLFVSNKRKVREVCDEIRRRGLKFAWSAFARVNTVDPETLAIMRENGCDSISYGVESGNQEMLDRIQKGIKLDQVRKAVRMCNDAGMICHASFIAGLPGETMETLKETDAFAQGLGAMYGYHILAPFPGTTVREEIESYDLEILTSDWSLYDANRAVTRTSALGPADIEGFVAEFEGTIDEEWQRLIRAYHDGTIAPSDHFKVEGHYRTQLIYKILAGDLIENLGSFPAAGDPKETRPELCCRITEASAASPALVEKVIGEFVDKGFLKVERQGDRYGWFWTHNNRLDRL encoded by the coding sequence CGGAAAAGCTGATGGCCCAGTTGGATGCCTTCCAGCCGGATGCCGTGGGCGGGACATCGGTAACCCTGAATTTTCCCGCGGCGGCGCGGATCGTCTCCACCGTCAAGGAGCACAATCCGGACATCATCACGATGATGGGAGGCCCCCATGTGTCCTTCGACGCCGCGGGCACGCTGAACGCCTATCCCGGCATCGACCTCGTCGTTCGCGGGGAGGGGGAGGAAACCATCGCCGATCTGGCCGGGGCGATCCGGGACCGGAAGAAATGGAAAGGCATCCAGGGACTCTCGTTCCGCGAAAACGGGTCCATCGTGGAAACCGAAACCAGGCCTTTCATCCCGGACCTGGACGAGTTGCCCATGCCGGCGCGGCATCTCCTGCCCCTTTCGCGTTACCGGGCCCTGGGCTATCCGGTCAGCATCATCACGAGCCGGGGCTGCCCATACTCCTGCATCTTCTGCCAGGGCCGGCGGATGGTGGGGAAAAAGGTGCGCCAGCGGACGGCGGCGCGGGTTGTGGACGAGATCGAGCACATCCTGTCCTACGGCATCGACCGGATCAACGTGGCCGATGACCTCTTCGTCTCGAACAAAAGGAAGGTGCGCGAGGTCTGCGACGAGATCCGGCGGCGGGGGCTGAAGTTTGCCTGGAGCGCCTTCGCACGCGTGAACACGGTGGACCCGGAGACCCTGGCGATCATGCGCGAGAACGGCTGCGACAGCATCAGCTATGGCGTGGAGTCGGGGAACCAGGAGATGCTGGATCGGATCCAGAAGGGCATCAAGCTCGATCAGGTGCGGAAGGCCGTCCGGATGTGCAACGACGCGGGAATGATATGTCACGCCTCGTTCATCGCCGGTTTGCCCGGAGAAACCATGGAAACGCTGAAGGAGACGGACGCCTTTGCCCAGGGTCTCGGGGCCATGTACGGCTACCACATCCTGGCCCCGTTTCCCGGAACGACCGTCCGCGAGGAGATCGAATCCTACGACCTGGAGATCCTGACCAGCGACTGGTCCCTTTACGACGCCAACCGGGCCGTGACGCGGACCTCCGCCCTGGGGCCGGCCGACATCGAGGGCTTCGTGGCGGAGTTCGAGGGGACCATCGACGAGGAGTGGCAGCGCCTGATCCGGGCCTACCATGACGGCACCATCGCACCCTCGGACCATTTCAAGGTGGAGGGGCACTACCGGACACAGCTGATTTATAAGATTCTCGCCGGGGACCTGATTGAAAACCTGGGATCGTTCCCCGCCGCCGGGGATCCGAAAGAGACCCGGCCGGAGCTTTGCTGCCGCATCACGGAGGCATCCGCTGCGAGCCCGGCCCTGGTGGAGAAGGTGATCGGCGAGTTCGTCGACAAGGGATTCCTGAAGGTGGAGCGGCAGGGCGACCGTTACGGGTGGTTCTGGACCCACAACAACCGGCTGGACCGCCTGTAG
- a CDS encoding class I SAM-dependent methyltransferase, with protein MDFRELLGRTFKGFLAEEEAKRLYDLAREASRLGACLEIGSYCGLSAAFLGLGCREGGGVLYSIDHHRGSEEQQPGEAYFDPDLLDAKTSRIDTLPLFRETLEELSLVGTVIPIIGRSAEVAAHWRSPLALVFIDGGHTFEAAFTDYNSWVSHLIPGGYLAIHDLFPDPAKGGQAPWCVYNLALASGLFEALPTIGTLGLLRRAPCGTVTSAAAAAWEKLRP; from the coding sequence ATGGATTTCCGGGAACTGCTCGGTCGGACGTTCAAGGGATTTCTGGCGGAGGAAGAAGCGAAACGGCTGTACGATCTGGCCCGGGAGGCCAGCCGCCTGGGCGCCTGCCTGGAGATCGGCAGCTACTGCGGTCTCTCCGCCGCCTTCCTCGGCCTGGGATGCCGGGAAGGAGGGGGTGTGCTTTACTCCATCGACCACCACCGGGGCTCCGAGGAGCAGCAGCCGGGAGAGGCCTATTTCGATCCGGACCTCCTGGACGCGAAAACCAGCCGCATCGACACGCTCCCTCTTTTCCGCGAGACCCTGGAGGAGCTTTCCCTGGTCGGAACGGTCATTCCCATCATCGGCCGCTCCGCCGAGGTCGCCGCCCACTGGCGAAGCCCCCTTGCCCTCGTCTTCATCGACGGCGGCCACACCTTCGAGGCCGCCTTCACCGATTACAACTCCTGGGTCTCACACCTGATTCCGGGCGGTTATCTCGCCATTCACGACCTCTTCCCCGATCCCGCGAAGGGCGGCCAGGCCCCCTGGTGCGTCTACAACCTGGCCCTTGCCTCGGGTCTCTTCGAGGCGCTGCCCACAATTGGAACGCTGGGACTCCTGCGGCGGGCCCCCTGCGGGACCGTGACGTCCGCTGCGGCGGCCGCCTGGGAAAAGCTCCGGCCGTAA
- a CDS encoding RNA-binding protein gives MSKKLYVGNLTQNVTEDDLRSNFSEVGKIVSITIIKDRYTGYSKGFGFVEMETPEEAKEAIARFNGGQLDGKTLTVSEAKPRKDEGGGRPGGGYRGGGRPGGGGGGGYRGGGGGGRGRY, from the coding sequence ATGAGCAAAAAACTGTATGTAGGAAACCTGACGCAGAATGTTACCGAGGACGACCTGCGGTCCAACTTCTCGGAGGTTGGCAAGATCGTCTCCATCACGATCATCAAGGATCGGTACACGGGTTATTCGAAGGGCTTCGGCTTTGTGGAGATGGAAACCCCCGAGGAGGCCAAGGAAGCTATCGCCCGCTTCAACGGCGGCCAGCTTGACGGGAAAACACTGACCGTCAGCGAGGCCAAGCCGCGGAAGGACGAAGGTGGAGGAAGGCCGGGAGGAGGCTATCGCGGCGGCGGACGTCCCGGCGGCGGTGGCGGCGGCGGTTACCGAGGCGGCGGTGGCGGCGGACGCGGCCGTTACTAA
- a CDS encoding cold-shock protein encodes MPEGKVKWFNEKKGFGFIQTDEGEDIFVHFSAIQDSGFKTLQEGQRVSFDIEKGRKGLAAANVKAL; translated from the coding sequence ATGCCAGAAGGAAAGGTGAAGTGGTTCAACGAGAAGAAAGGCTTCGGATTCATCCAGACGGACGAGGGGGAAGACATTTTCGTTCACTTCAGCGCCATCCAGGACAGTGGATTCAAGACCTTGCAGGAGGGACAGCGGGTCTCGTTCGACATTGAGAAGGGCCGCAAGGGTCTCGCAGCGGCCAACGTAAAAGCCCTGTAA